A window of Zingiber officinale cultivar Zhangliang chromosome 5A, Zo_v1.1, whole genome shotgun sequence contains these coding sequences:
- the LOC121981314 gene encoding 2-C-methyl-D-erythritol 2,4-cyclodiphosphate synthase, chloroplastic-like — MASSTAFLSSPVAAPKSARSSPSLSTPFASPFPRSLRIQPRASPSNLRPLTVAASVQVGQQEAAKPISSSPPPSLPFRVGHGFDLHRLEPNLPLIIGGIDIPHDRGCEAHSDGDVLLHCVTDAILGALGLPDIGQIFPDSDPKWKGAASWVFVKESVKLMHEAGYELGNLDATLILQRPKLSPHKEAIRENLCNLLGAHPSVVNLKAKTHEKVDSLGENRSIAAHTVVLLVRK; from the exons ATGGCTTCTTCCACCGCCTTCTTGTCCTCGCCGGTCGCCGCTCCCAAATCCGCCAGGTCTTCGCCTTCTCTCTCTACTCCCTTCGCCTCGCCTTTCCCCCGCTCCCTCCGTATTCAGCCCCGGGCGTCGCCGTCGAATCTGCGGCCGCTGACTGTAGCCGCCTCCGTCCAGGTAGGACAGCAGGAAGCCGCGAAACCTATCTCCTCTTCGCCTCCCCCGTCTCTTCCGTTCCGTGTAGGACACGGGTTCGACCTCCACCGTCTCGAGCCGAACCTTCCTTTAATAATCGGAGGGATCGACATACCCCACGATCGTGGTTGCGAGGCCCATTCTGACG GCGACGTGTTGCTTCACTGCGTGACCGATGCGATCTTGGGGGCGTTGGGGCTTCCGGACATCGGCCAAATCTTTCCGGACTCTGACCCGAAGTGGAAAGGCGCCGCTTCTTGGGTCTTCGTGAAAGAATCT GTGAAATTGATGCACGAAGCTGGCTATGAGCTTGGGAATTTGGATGCTACTTTAATTCTTCAAAGGCCAAAGCTAAGCCCACACAAGGAAGCTATTAGGGAAAATTTATGTAACCTTCTCGGAGCACACCCTTCAGTTGTAAATCTGAAAGCAAAAACCCACGAGAAGGTCGACAGTCTCGGAGAAAACAGAAGTATCGCAGCACATACTGTTGTTCTTCTCGTCCGGAAGTAA
- the LOC121981312 gene encoding probable serine/threonine-protein kinase At1g01540, with protein MAFWSDLSGGGGGGGGFFDLNLSKKTSVFGLRLWVVLGACVGAAVVLLFFLLSLCLSSRRRGRSSRSLPSSGFPARPVSSRKPLRLHLSDPTPPVSKDISEIPLPAPPAVAVEPRLDLRKAEHRRPPLVPEVSHLGWGRCYTLRELQAAAGGFADENVIGEGGYGIVYRGRMPDNTLVAIKNLLNNRGQAEREFKVEVDAIGRVRHKNLVRLLGYCVEGEHRMLVYEYLDNGSLDEWLHGDIGEVSPLTWDIRVKIILGTAKGLSYLHEGLEPKVVHRDVKSSNILLDQNWNPKVSDFGLAKLLCSERSYITTRVMGTFGYVAPEYASTGMLNERSDVYSFGVLIMEIISGRSSVDYSRPNGEITLVDWLKRMVGAKRSEEVVDSRMPQKPCPKVVKRMILVALLCVDPDAQKRPKMGHVVHMLERDNLLTQDVKINLLSHDSSSLKRVFLTGA; from the exons ATGGCATTTTGGAGCGACCTCAGCGGTGGTGGCGGAGGTGGAGGAGGATTTTTCGACCTCAATCTGTCGAAGAAGACGTCCGTCTTCGGTCTCAGACTCTGGGTTGTCCTCGGCGCCTGTGTCGGCGCCGCCGTcgtccttctcttcttcctcctctccctctgccTCTCCTCCCGCCGCCGAGGCCGGAGCTCGCGCTCCCTGCCCTCCTCCGGTTTCCCAGCCCGCCCCGTCTCCTCCCGGAAGCCACTCCGGCTCCACCTCAGCGACCCCACGCCTCCCGTCTCGAAGGACATATCCGAGATCCCCCTCCCTGCTCCCCCTGCCGTCGCCGTCGAGCCCCGGCTCGACCTCAGGAAGGCCGAGCACCGCCGTCCTCCCCTGGTGCCGGAGGTCTCGCACCTGGGATGGGGGCGGTGTTACACGCTGCGGGAGCTGCAGGCGGCGGCCGGAGGGTTCGCCGACGAGAATGTGATAGGGGAGGGTGGCTACGGGATCGTGTACCGCGGCAGGATGCCGGATAACACCCTCGTTGCCATCAAGAACTTGCTCAATAACAG GGGTCAAGCAGAAAGGGAGTTCAAGGTTGAAGTGGATGCCATTGGGCGTGTCCGCCACAAGAATCTAGTGAGGTTGCTGGGCTACTGCGTCGAAGGGGAGCACAG GATGCTTGTGTACGAGTACTTGGATAATGGTAGTCTCGATGAGTGGCTTCATGGAGACATTGGGGAAGTGAGTCCCCTAACCTGGGACATCAGGGTGAAGATTATCCTTGGAACTGCAAAAGG GTTATCTTATCTCCATGAAGGCCTTGAACCAAAGGTTGTGCACCGCGATGTGAAGTCTAGCAATATACTACTCGATCAAAATTGGAATCCTAAAGTGTCTGATTTTGGACTCGCAAAGCTCTTGTGCTCCGAGAGGAGCTACATTACCACTCGTGTTATGGGTACATTTGG CTATGTCGCCCCAGAATATGCGAGCACCGGCATGCTGAACGAAAGAAGCGATGTTTACAGCTTCGGAGTACTTATCATGGAGATCATATCCGGAAGATCTTCAGTTGATTACTCGAGACCCAATGGAGAG ATTACTTTGGTCGATTGGTTAAAGAGGATGGTAGGTGCCAAACGATCTGAGGAAGTAGTGGATAGTAGGATGCCTCAGAAGCCATGCCCCAAAGTAGTAAAAAGGATGATTCTGGTGGCCCTTCTCTGCGTCGACCCCGACGCGCAGAAGAGGCCTAAGATGGGGCATGTGGTCCACATGCTCGAGAGGGATAATTTGTTAACTCAAGATGTAAAGATCAATCTGTTGTCCCATGATTCCTCATCTTTGAAAAGGGTTTTCTTAACAGGAGCGTGA